In Nocardioides dokdonensis FR1436, the following are encoded in one genomic region:
- a CDS encoding DUF4956 domain-containing protein, giving the protein MSVFAFIAADLVAIGLMVFTLYFPRHRRRDLIVAFLSINVGVMGVTYAMATAELSLGFGLGIFAVLSIIRLRSTEMDHAEIAYYFTAIALGLLGGFPSISPYVSFTLMAVLLGVIAVGDSPALFPRTRQQTMVLDRAVTDEAAARDMLGTLLGARIDRVTLRKVDLISESTVCDVRFTLPSAGRAVENSPDARMGPAAHDVTALATSTRVR; this is encoded by the coding sequence ATGTCTGTCTTCGCCTTCATCGCCGCCGATCTCGTGGCCATCGGTCTCATGGTCTTCACGCTGTACTTCCCGCGCCATCGCCGCCGTGACCTGATCGTCGCGTTCCTGTCGATCAACGTGGGCGTCATGGGGGTCACGTACGCGATGGCCACGGCGGAGCTGTCGCTCGGCTTCGGGCTCGGCATCTTCGCTGTGCTGTCGATCATCCGGCTGCGCTCCACGGAGATGGACCACGCCGAGATCGCGTACTACTTCACCGCGATCGCACTCGGTCTGCTGGGAGGGTTCCCCTCGATCTCGCCGTACGTGAGCTTCACGCTGATGGCCGTGCTGCTGGGCGTCATCGCCGTCGGCGACAGCCCGGCGCTGTTCCCCCGGACCCGCCAGCAGACCATGGTCCTGGACCGTGCCGTGACCGACGAGGCGGCGGCGCGCGACATGCTCGGCACCCTCCTCGGTGCCCGCATCGACCGCGTGACGCTGCGCAAGGTGGACCTGATCTCCGAGAGCACGGTGTGTGACGTCAGGTTCACCCTGCCGAGTGCCGGCCGAGCCGTCGAGAACTCCCCGGATGCCCGCATGGGACCGGCTGCCCACGACGTCACCGCCCTCGCCACGTCAACGCGTGTCCGATGA
- a CDS encoding APC family permease produces the protein MGHTDSADSNFTRVLGRWDVLAVAFGAMIGFGWIVLTGGFLQDAGTLGAALAFVVGGIIMALVGLTYAELVSAMPQAGGEHNYVLRGLGSRSAFVCSWSLVLGYISVVAFEAVALPQTVLFLAPDMLAGKLWTVAGYEVYASWVAVGVVGALVITALNYVGVRPAAVFQTFAVAFLLVVGALLVFGSFIGGDTDNMTPLFNDGAGGVLAVLVAVPFLFVGFDVIPQSAEEINLPFKQIGKLVVVSVLAAASFYVLVMLTVGSSLPMDVLAGSELSAADGMAALWSSETMGDVLVVGGIAGILTSWNGFMIGASRLLYAMATSGMVPSWFGKMHPSYRTPSNAILFVGGLSIVAPLFGRQMLVWLVDAGGFVIVIAFFFVTVTFVLLRSREPEMERPFRVSGGSGVGVAAAVLTFGLGILFMPGMPAALVWPYEWLILIVWWGAGAVLMLRLPRVGPGPDAERQLVEAVRTRSSRD, from the coding sequence GTGGGGCACACGGATTCCGCTGACAGCAACTTCACCCGGGTCCTCGGACGCTGGGACGTCCTGGCGGTCGCCTTCGGGGCGATGATCGGCTTCGGCTGGATCGTCCTGACCGGTGGCTTCCTGCAGGACGCAGGGACTCTCGGAGCCGCTCTCGCCTTCGTGGTCGGCGGCATCATCATGGCGCTGGTGGGGCTCACCTACGCGGAGCTGGTCTCGGCGATGCCCCAGGCCGGTGGTGAGCACAACTACGTGCTGCGAGGGCTCGGCTCACGCTCTGCCTTCGTGTGCTCGTGGAGCCTCGTGCTCGGCTACATCTCCGTGGTCGCGTTCGAGGCGGTGGCGCTGCCCCAGACGGTGCTGTTCCTCGCACCCGACATGCTCGCCGGGAAGCTGTGGACGGTGGCCGGCTACGAGGTGTACGCCTCCTGGGTGGCGGTCGGGGTGGTCGGTGCCCTCGTGATCACCGCGCTGAACTACGTGGGGGTTCGGCCGGCCGCCGTCTTCCAGACGTTCGCGGTCGCGTTCCTCCTCGTCGTAGGTGCGTTGCTGGTGTTCGGGTCGTTCATCGGCGGCGACACCGACAACATGACCCCCCTGTTCAACGACGGCGCCGGGGGTGTCCTCGCGGTGCTGGTCGCGGTGCCGTTCCTCTTCGTGGGCTTCGACGTGATCCCGCAGTCGGCGGAGGAGATCAACCTCCCGTTCAAGCAGATCGGCAAGCTCGTGGTCGTCTCGGTCCTTGCTGCGGCGAGCTTCTACGTCCTGGTGATGCTCACTGTCGGGTCGTCGCTGCCCATGGACGTGCTCGCTGGGTCCGAGCTCTCCGCGGCCGACGGGATGGCCGCCCTCTGGAGCAGCGAGACCATGGGCGACGTCCTGGTGGTCGGCGGTATCGCCGGCATCCTGACCAGCTGGAACGGCTTCATGATCGGGGCGAGCCGGCTGCTCTACGCGATGGCGACCTCCGGGATGGTGCCGAGCTGGTTCGGCAAGATGCACCCCAGCTACCGGACGCCCAGCAACGCGATCCTGTTCGTCGGGGGGCTCTCGATCGTGGCGCCCCTGTTCGGCCGTCAGATGCTGGTCTGGCTGGTCGATGCCGGCGGGTTCGTGATCGTCATCGCCTTCTTCTTCGTGACCGTCACGTTCGTCCTCCTGCGTTCCCGCGAGCCCGAGATGGAGCGGCCGTTCCGGGTGAGCGGCGGCTCCGGCGTCGGGGTGGCCGCCGCCGTACTCACCTTCGGACTGGGCATCCTGTTCATGCCGGGGATGCCGGCCGCCCTGGTCTGGCCCTACGAGTGGCTCATCCTCATCGTCTGGTGGGGAGCCGGTGCGGTGCTGATGCTCCGGCTGCCCCGGGTCGGGCCGGGTCCGGATGCCGAGCGCCAGCTCGTCGAGGCCGTTCGGACGCGGAGCTCGCGCGACTGA
- a CDS encoding polyphosphate polymerase domain-containing protein, whose translation MTAWMDTVRALPALTLDEVDDQAALQTRVDRKYVVQPETWGIVLAALDSEPSVLQIDGRRSFRYSSTYYDTSELDSYRDAARSRPRRYKVRTRHYLDTGSSAVEVKMRSPSGATAKSRQWLEEDALPDASRLPAGAAVFVSGFERIGAQAHRLTEVLTTSYERVTLVAADARVTVDRHVVAAEVRGRHLDYGDLLIVETKSAGGAGAVDRALWARGIRPARFSKYCTSLAAMRPELPSNRWSRSIRRYLPAAAAPAAAAWKGLR comes from the coding sequence ATGACGGCCTGGATGGACACGGTGCGGGCGTTGCCCGCCCTCACGCTCGACGAGGTGGATGACCAGGCCGCCCTGCAGACCAGGGTCGACCGCAAGTACGTCGTGCAGCCCGAGACGTGGGGCATCGTGCTCGCCGCGCTGGACAGCGAGCCGAGCGTGCTCCAGATCGACGGCCGCCGCAGCTTCCGGTACTCCTCCACGTACTACGACACCTCCGAGCTGGACAGCTACCGCGACGCGGCCCGCAGCCGTCCGCGCCGCTACAAGGTGCGCACCAGGCACTACCTGGACACCGGCTCGAGCGCGGTCGAGGTGAAGATGCGCTCACCGTCCGGCGCCACGGCGAAGAGCCGGCAGTGGCTCGAGGAGGACGCGCTACCGGACGCGAGCCGCCTGCCCGCCGGCGCCGCCGTCTTCGTCAGCGGGTTCGAACGGATCGGCGCCCAGGCCCACCGCCTCACCGAGGTGCTGACCACGTCGTACGAGCGCGTGACGCTCGTGGCGGCCGACGCGCGGGTCACCGTGGACCGTCACGTCGTAGCAGCCGAGGTCCGGGGCCGGCACCTGGACTACGGCGACCTGCTGATCGTCGAGACCAAGTCGGCCGGCGGGGCCGGTGCCGTCGACCGCGCGCTGTGGGCGAGAGGCATTCGCCCGGCCCGCTTCAGCAAGTACTGCACGTCGCTCGCAGCGATGCGCCCCGAACTTCCCTCGAACAGGTGGTCACGGTCCATCCGCCGCTACCTGCCCGCCGCCGCCGCGCCCGCCGCGGCAGCCTGGAAAGGCCTGAGATGA